TGCAAACTCCGTGTCCTAGGTTCCTTGACAATGGCCTTCCAGAGTGGTTTGACTAACAGAAGCTTgactggagaaagggagaaggtatAAACTCAGatatttccctctctcccattcCATTTTTTAGCAGGAATTTTATCTCCTCAGAGATTCTAGATCCTTTCCAAGCAGCGTCTTCTATATTCCCAGCTCCTGCCAGGCACAGTTCTATGTTTCTACAACcctgaggttgggggtgggggtagtttTTTGATGACACTAATTCCTGATTGCTTCACCATCCTTTGGCTTCTGGGATGTCCCATCACATGTATAACTATTTCAAATACCTATAGTGACTCATTTTCTGGCTGGACCCTGACTGAAACAGTAATAAAGACAGGAAATCAGTAATATAAGTATACTGGAaggtgaggagagagaagaaaggtgtGAGTGAACTATGTATCGTTTTTCATAGAGGTAGTCTATAGATGGTGCCTAAAATTGATAAATCATGAACAGCAGTAAGAGTATTGTTTAGAATTACAAAGATAaccaacaaaagaataaaaacctgaaacagTTAAAAGTGTTGCCTCAAATTATGGAGACAGTAAGGAGACCTGTGGTTGTCAGGgactggtgtgggggtgggggctggagaagggagagatgaaCAGATGAAGCATAGTGAATTTTGATGGCCGTGGAACTATTCTGTACGATAGTGAAATGCTTAGAAACAtgacattatacatttgtcaaaactcacaacTGCACAACAGGAACAGTGCACCATAAAATTAACTATGGCCTTCAGTTAATAACAGTCTTAATACTGGCTCAATTGTAACAAACACTACACAAACGCAAGATGTTTATAATAGGGGAAAATGTGTTGGGGGGAGGTCAGAAGGGAGAACagaggaactctctgtactttcccGTCGGTTCTTCTGTAAACctagaactattttaaaaactaaactccctcatgaaaggaaggaaggaagggagcccggagaggagggagggaaagatggaggaagggagctATCTAAAAGCCACAGAGGAGACTTACATGCAGATCACTAAGGGAACGCAGCCCAGCTGGAAAAGCTACCTGCTTTAGGATTCCAACTATAATGAccttctgaaaaaggcaaaactatggagacattTAAAGAGACCAGTGGTTGTCAGGGTTtagggggagagaggaagtggtCGACAGGGGTAGCCCAGGGCATTTTTAGGGTGGTGTAAATATTCTGTGTAATACTGTAAATGACAGATACATGAcattatgtatttgtcaaaacttatGCAACTAGACAACACACAGAATAAATCCTAACGTTAATGGTAATGTGCCAATAATGGTTCACCCACCGGTTATAATAAAGAAACCCACATTAATGCAAGGTATTACCAACCATAGAAACCCCTGGGGGTGAGGAGACCGTACTTTCTGTGCAATTGATCTTTAAACCTAAAactgtccttaaaaaaaatagcctgtttttaaaaagcctgagtttttaaaaagcctggaacctgggtggctcagtgggttaaagtctctgccttcagctccagtcatggtcctggggtcctgggatcgagccccgcatcaggctctctgctcagcaggaagcctgctttcctctctctctctgcctgcctctctgcctgcttgtgatctgtcaaataaataaataaatctttaaaaaaaaaaaaaaaaaaaaaaaccttggttaaaaaaaaaaaaaaagtgttgcctCTAGGGAGATGTTTGTGGGTGaaacagaccttttttttttttattgcagttCTTATGTGCAATTTAAGgtgttgtgtttgtttctgtttttgcattTGTATACATTACCCAGattgaaacattttaattaaaaaaaaaatctgtttaccTGTTCAGgatagctaaaatgaaaaagaccaaAGACAGCAAGTGTCACAAGTTTATGAAGTATCCAGAACTCTCTGGCAGCACTATAGAAGTTCATGTAAATTgttataaccactttggaaaactgtttgggAGTACCTTACCAACGCTGATCATTTGCATAACATATAACCCAGCAAATTCTCTCCTAGATTAATACtactaaaaaaaatgttcaccaaaAGAACATGTTCTATGATGTTCACTGAAGCTTTATTCCTAATTGCCCTATACCAGAATCTACCTCAATGCCCATCAAGAATTTGCAGAAAAACTGTAGATTTTTCACACAATGGAATTCTACATACCAATGACAATAAAGGATTTATTAAGTACATACAATAACATGAATATCACAAACACAGTTTTGAGTGGAAGAAGCTAGGCATGGGACACataattccatttctataaagtCCAAAAACAGGCAAAAGCTATCTAGGCCCTAAGAAGTCAGAATAATTGTTATCCTCAAGGGGAGACAGTGACTGAAAGAGGCATGGGGGGTTCCTCTGGGGTACTGGTAATGCTCTGGTTCTTTTTTAATGAGTGCTGGTTCTATAAGTATATTGAACTTATGTAATTTCATCAAGCCATGCTtataatacttttaatatatGTACTTTTTATATGTACACTATGCTTCAATAAATTTATTAACCTGAGAGTGTAGACCCCTAAGTCACAcccttttttctctactttctccattaacatttaaagaatatacacttgaaaaaaatctcagcagAGAGAAATAGGTATACATTTTACATAGATAATTTCGGAAGAATCTCAATATTAACATTTCTACGAATAAGCAAGAGAAGAAGTATTGTTTTGTGTAGAGCAGAAGATTTATTTGAACTTGCTGGGGAGCCATACTGTTTGGTGGTGGTGTTATGAGTACTGCCTTCCAATTGGGCTCTGGATATGTCCATCATGTTATAAACTATGGCTTATGGTGACATTTACCAAGACAAGTGAATGCTGACAGTGAGATGTCATTTCTCTTGCAAAATCTACAATCAGGCTCAGTTTGGGGCTTCTCATCACTGGATAACGTCCATCTAGGGAAATTCTTTTTGAGTTCATTTTAGAAACTGCAACTTTGGCTTGCTCACCAAGTTAGAATACGTTGTTTTTCTTCATGCTGGGAGAAATGAGAGCTAAATTATAGGCATTAAACCCAAAATCTAAAGATGAGTGTGTCAATGCTTCCAATGGGagtgtatttttttacttttggtaATAACGTTATGCTGTTTCAAACCTAACTATTGCACTCATTTGTTCCCTTTAACACAGGAAGTACAAAGCTCACACAAACCGATTCGAGGTTAGTTCTATACATGTTAACATGGTTTTTAAGCAAGCCTTACTGAGCTTACTCCAAGTGAAAATTTAGGGTTGATATCTGGCAAGTGCTTGATCAGTAGCTTTAATCTATTACTTGTATAAAGCCTCAGATAGTTTAATATACCTAAGAGCATATTTTGAGTATCTTTCAGAGATACAATAAAAGGGCCCAAGGTTTTTAAGCCTGGAAAACTTCCCATTGTGATAACTACCCAATAAATCAACTTAATCCAACCTCCTGCTGTCCCTGCCTTCCATTTAATGCACCCACAAATTACCTTCTCATGATTTATCTTTTGAGTTTCCCACACCACACTCTAGTTTGAGGATGCTAAACTCCCAAAGGACCACTCTGTGTGTGTacgttatatatattttttcagcataCATGGCTCCAatagcatttattaagcatttccTATGTGTTCccccattaataatttttttaatccttcaatAACCCAGCAGTTTCCTTGACTAACCACATTTGATACttgaaactgaagcacagagcagTTTTTGAAACTTAACAGAGTTCTAATGCTTGTTAAGTAGCAAAGCTTTAATCCCATACCAGGCAATGTGATCCATAGCCATTACACCGCGGCCTCCAATTATTGGTAAGAACTCAGATACAAAGGCAAATTCAAGCCACATAGCACTACGAGTCCTTCCCTTACTAGCAGTATACTTCTACCCTCCAGACTATAATGAAAGTTTTGCCTCTGCTCTATTCTGTAGAACAAGCTTTACAGATCCTACACTTATAGAACACAGCTTTCTTTCATAATATGAAAACACATCACAGGGGGCAGGGGGATCAGGGTCAGGACTCAAAACTGAATTTTGATGcgtttttaaagtctttattgaTGGCAAACTGGGTAATGGCTTGGGTTTGGGCATGAAGCACTGTCGTGGAGATTCACTAGGTCATCAGAGCTGATGTAACAATGACTCCCAAGATAGCATAAAACACATTATCTCAGGATTTCGAGGATTCCCAAGTCCACAAAAGAAGTCAAAACGTATCACACCAACACTTTCCATTTCACATGCAAACAGAAAATCCCATTTCAAACACTTACAACATCACTAGAAAAATCAGACACTGTATattctctaaaatttatttacagttaataaattaaaaagaaaagtacaacCAGATTGTAAATCTTAATCATATGCGCACATCAAACTGTCCAAGAAAACAATTCAGTTCCATTACAAACAATTGCCTTCTAATGCACTTAAGACATAACAGtctatcaaaaaatattttaaacacaccCATAaagtattatgtatatatgtccATTAAAAAACACCAATTTAAAGAGTGCTGTGGCAatccttaaaacaacaaaaaaacttttgaGTTCAAAATTACTCAGATCTTTCATATTCAAAGATCTTTCATGTGTTCTTattgaatcctttccagaaaaataatacTATAGTTTGCACACAGCAATCAGTGTGTGTCAGCCACCAGCTTAAATTACACATGTCCAATCAGGTGCTCAAACTTGGACAAAAGAAATACACACCACAACAGTGACACTTTGCACTAACAACAACGAAGCTTGCCCTCAACAGTCAGAACATTACTGGATTCCGTGAGGAAAAATCAGTTGCTGGTTGACAAGGAGGAGGATAAAAATGACATCAAGGATTCAAAAGGTTCTTTGAGGTGCCGCTCACCACATTTAGGCACTCAAGATTCAATAATAGCATAGCAAGGTGATAAACTTCCTCCTAGCTTCCCCCTTTACTTGTGCCATATGAGACATAAAGGTTAGAGAATGAATTAAAGATCAtggtatttctttcaaaaaactatATACAAGCTAAGCTACAGACTCACTTTAGAAGACAGTTAAATGAACCATAAAGGCCACCGTGCCAAGTTCCTTTTCACATTCTGCCCAAGAGTATCcataaaatactttcattttcccATTATATACTCATCAACTGCACTAGttgtttcttcacattttataagTTGTAAAACAACTAACTTTAGCAAGGTTTTGCTAAAGAAAACTTGgcaaaaataaagatttgtttaCATCTTATTTCACAAACTAGAAATGGCATGATTTTTCCACAGACCAGATAATTAGCGTATTGAATTTAGGATGGGCAATCAGATCCACACTGAAATCAGATAGCCCGAATAATCCAAAGCATATATGCAAGTTCAAGTGCACTAAAGTAACAAggcataagaggaaaaaaataagattctcaGTTAAAATAAATGCATGGTATCAATGGTTATGCTTCACTTTTGTGCTGAGCAAAGTGATCCTCCCAGCTACATCTAATTTCAAAATCCTCTGGGAAGTGATCTAAATAAGCTCTATGTTGAAGTTACATTCTAATATGGccattggatttatttttcaattattataaaattatatacaatagTGAAGTGGTACAAATACATCTTTTTCCCTCAGGTGCTAATTAGCTAAAAAAGTTAACAAtttgggaagagggaaagaaaaccctATGCATTTAAGTACAACTGGCAATGGAAGCTAATAaccaaaagaatatatataagcTTCCTATCACACATATAATTTAACACTCTCCATCTTCTAAGTaattattcacttttatttactCATGTGACAGTATTTGTAACAACACATTATCATCGAGTAGTGAATAAAAGAATATGAGGCTTACTGGGAAACTGGCATAAAGTcatatatctttcttttcttttttttacaaaacaaatacaCTGAAATTAAAGTCACAAAACTCCTACTATGAACTATTAAACTTGAAAAATTCATTTCAGAAAGCTATGCCATTTGAATTCTAAAAACATAAGAGTCAAAATCGCAACTCTCATTATTCCCCTAAGAagctgccaagcagagagaaacCTTAATATTGAAGATTTCATATGTCATGTTCCAGCCTGATATGGATGGTTCCATGGCAGAATacttaaatttgaaataatagtGGTACAAAATCGCTGCTTGACCCTTAAGATATTGCAGTACGATCTGGCTGCGGCACCACTGGCTAAAAACCATTAAGTCTTGCTGCCATCAATGACCAAAGGCACTTGGATAATCAATTCCACACTGGGCCATGTGATATAAACACTATTACAAAAGTGTAAAAGAAGGGTCAGTACTCTGTGTGGCTCGCCTGTTCAAATCCTGTGGTCTTCGGCTGTCAAACAAAAGACCAATAACTGCAAACATAATTATGAATGGAAATAAGATAAAGTAAACTCGTGGAGTAAAACTAATTGTCATGATGTTTAAGAGTGATGGACAGTGATCCAGACATTTCTTGTTatccaacaacaaaaacaaaaacaaaaacacggaAGGAAAATCTATTTTGCCCAAAGTTAACTTCCACCAGTTATTTGATACCAAGAAATGCCCCACCCCTCTAGATCATTAATACTTCTGAGAATTCCAATGGGTATTCTGTTTGGCATTTTAATCACAGCGTTTACACATACTCATTTTGCCTAagcaatttccattttaaaataaattatccttGAACTATTCCCAGATCTGAATGTTAGACTACTACCAGGAAGCCAAATCATTTCCAATCGGATTCCACCCATCTCTTTAACCAACACCAGTTCTTTATAATTCacgcattcttttattttttttttatcacaagcCATGTGGTTTCAATgcactttaaattttattcaattaaaaagaattcaACAATTCAACTTTTCCTAAACAAAACTTTATGAGTTTCTACCATTTCCTTTAGGAGCTcagtaaatataaacattaaatttcaatataaaatatttaggaaacacCTCAAAAATGCTGAAACAGTTgtactttgcatttctttgtttgtAATCACTGAGCCCATGAAATTCAAAGCCATACAAATCCTTACACTATTAAGAGTCATAAGCTTGAATTTCTTAGACAATATCCTTGGTCAAAGCTTTGGAATCCAGTTGAGATTCGGAAACGAGTGGGATTCAGAATACCCTGAGCACAAACTAGTGCAACacctttcaaaaatacatattcgATCTTTCCTCCAAAAAGAGGGGTGGCagtcaaaaaagacaaaaggggAGAGCAGGGGGGGTGGATGAACAGCAAGTAAATTCTAGCTTTATTACACAAGCACGAAACCAAATTCCTTTGGAAAAAGAATGACTTCGGAGGACTTCCAGACCAGTGAGGTAGAGAGTCCAAAAGGGAGAAAACGGATCTGCCCCTATAGTCCTGGAGACGTTATCAGTCTGGGCTTAGGAAGAAAGGGGACCTCCCTTGCAGGTCCAGCCGTCTCCTCCTTCCGCAAACCTGGTgctgggaggcagcagagggcacACCTGCCCCGGAGTCCCAGACGGCGGCGCCGCATCCCGGGGACGCGGGCCGGGAAAGCCCATCCGGTGCTTCTTCGCCCGTAAAGTGCACTAGGGGACGCGGTCCAGGCAGGATCTGTAAACACTCGACTGTCACTTGTTCACCCCTCCAGGCGGAAGCCGTCCCGGGGCGCAGGGGCCAGGGCCGCAGCTCACGCCCGGGGCACCGGGAAGCGGCGAAGCCTCACCACGGGTTCCAGGTTCACTCGCAGGACTTGGCGTGCCCGTCGCCGCGCCGCCGCCAGGCTGCGCTCGCCCCACACGTCGCCGCCGACGCGGATGGTGGGGAAGGTGGTCAGCGTCGGGGTGGCCGCCCTCCAGATTTCCTCCAGGGTGCGGCCCCCGAAGCAGGGCCCGGGGACCGCGGGCTTGGCGGGGCAGCTGTCCTCgggggccggcggcggcggcggcggcggcggcggcggcgggcccgGCGGGGCCCCCCTCCGGCGGGCGGCGGCCGCCCGGGCTCCGCGGCGCCTCCTCCTGGCCGCCGGCCTGCGCGTCTGGCCGCGGGccgcggggggcggcggggggtcGGGGACCAGGGCCCGGCAGGAGGAGTAGCCGTAGACGTCCTTGCTGCGCAGGATGTGCGGGGAGAACTGGTGCTTGAGGCTGCAGAGGAAGCTCCAGAGCTCCGCGTCCGAGCTCATGAACTCCGTGCTGCGGGGCATGAACAGCTTGAAGGCGTCGCCCAGCGCCTTGGTGCTGTCGGCCAGCGACAGTTGCGACCGCGAGTACACCACCTTCTCCTCCCGCGCCTCCAGCTCGGCCCCTCCTCCGGCCCTAAAGCCGCCGCCCCGGGcagccggggccggggccgccgGGGGCCGGCGCCGCCGCCTCTTCACGCTGCGCCGCATCGGAGGCCGCTCGGGGCCGCCCGCGCTCGCCGGgtctcgccgccgccgccgccgccgccgcccccgcccgcgtCCGGCTCCGCGGCGGCGGCCGCTGCTGGCGCCTCCGGGCCGGCGCGTCTCTCGCTACTTTTCTCGCCTcggccgccgcccctccccctccgaGGGCGGAAGACGCGGTTGAATATCCTGCCGCCCGGTACAAGATGGCGGCCGGCGCCCACCCCTGGGCTTTGTCATTGGACGGCGCCTGGCCCcctggtttctttcttctcctctctagcCTCCTTTCGCCCTCTGCCTTTCTTTAAATGCGCCCGCCTCGGGCCCCTCCCACCATGGCCCCGACTCCACCCATTGGGTGCTCTCCGAAGAGAGGCGGGGACTAATGGGGGAGAGGCCAGTTCCTGGAAGATGGTgctggggtgggtggtggtggtggaccTTGAACGTCAGTCAACAGTTGGGTGGGCATGTGGGGAGGATGCCATGTCTACAGTAAGAGGTGGACTTCAGCTCCACCTTGGGGAGAGCCCCTCTCAGAGTGAGTGGGTGCATTCGTGGATGGAGCTGGGTGCATAACAAAGGAAGACCTGCCCCAAGGGCTGTCCCTCCTATCACAGCAAGGGAGTCTGGAGACAAATCTAGGAGGAATGGGCCTTTCAGTTCCCTTCTAAACCTTCAAAGACCTCTTTCGGCATCTTCATCCAACTCGTTCCTCTTTTGGTCCTGATCCATCTCAAGCAACAAATCATAATCCAGAATCATTCAGCCAACATGGACAGCGTTGGTGAGATTATCTCTTTCTAGACAATGGAACCATGTTCATATTTAAGAGATACTCTGCTAATCGGGAAAGCAAAGCCTATTATGCCTGTAATACTCAACACTCTTTGCTCAAGTTGATCAGAGATCAATTACAACAAAGCCATTCTCCTTAATGAAAACATCTATGTTTTCAAATATGTAGATCTTTCTAAATGACTGCACTTCACTTTTCATTTAGTTTCAGTATGCTCATTTGCAGCACCATCTCCATCATTCAGAAAAGATGCAGCATCACAATCAAAAAAGTTCTTTTGATAATACATTGTTAAAACcacatttccttttgtgtttgaGGAGAGGACTATGAACGTTTAGAGAATAGTGGTCATTCTCCAGTCTCCTTTTCTATCCTGACTGGCACTCTAATGGCCAGTCCATGTTTGCTGAGTAAACCAATAAAATACGATGATTATTTGCAATGAGGTGAGAAAGAAGGATATAGTGAAATTGCTTAGAAcagcataattttatattttccatttattatgcAATTTTCTCTTAACtcccttaaattttttaagattaaaaaaaaaaaaacctctcaataCTTAGAACTTTAAAGTAAGCATGCAAATTTTACCCTTCAGTGAGCATCTTATTTTGCAGTAGAAAACTGATAAAGCACAGAAGTTTAATCATTTGCATTCAGTTGCTAATAGTTCCCTCCAATATTTGAGCTGAAAGATACCAAGTTCAGTctccttatttcacagatgaggaaatttggACCCACAGAGGTTCAGGAATACTGCTTGTTGAGAGCAGGACCGGGACCATGGTTTAGGTTATTGAATTCCTAACTTAG
Above is a genomic segment from Mustela nigripes isolate SB6536 chromosome 4, MUSNIG.SB6536, whole genome shotgun sequence containing:
- the CCDC71L gene encoding coiled-coil domain-containing protein 71L, producing the protein MRRSVKRRRRRPPAAPAPAARGGGFRAGGGAELEAREEKVVYSRSQLSLADSTKALGDAFKLFMPRSTEFMSSDAELWSFLCSLKHQFSPHILRSKDVYGYSSCRALVPDPPPPPAARGQTRRPAARRRRRGARAAAARRRGAPPGPPPPPPPPPPPAPEDSCPAKPAVPGPCFGGRTLEEIWRAATPTLTTFPTIRVGGDVWGERSLAAARRRARQVLRVNLEPVVRLRRFPVPRA